A genomic segment from Gossypium hirsutum isolate 1008001.06 chromosome D04, Gossypium_hirsutum_v2.1, whole genome shotgun sequence encodes:
- the LOC107934351 gene encoding transcription factor GTE4 isoform X2, with amino-acid sequence MCMASGIVVGEGKDAEREKQRYSGSKVYTRKAFKGSKKNNLLNSTVNSSDPNHHHHHDTTTTSDNNHDNNKNDNNMDRAALNDTDVTTTAVPNTNDYSNHPVEIPAQPLPLEFGDSAHQQPGPRADTAVSDDCSSLNKQVDVAGALKPSSENQVKINLASRSKQEKVELRRKLVSELDLVRSLVKRIEAKEVQIRVFSNASVPLNNAVGYGFNRVQPEPSSVGISQEPVKKSRPLNQLNISALENSQGANENLEKEKRTPKANQFYHNSEFLLAKDKFPPAESNKKLKLNGKKQGGGQFTHGFGMDNKLFKNCSSLLERLMKHKHGWVFNSPVDVKGLGLHDYYSVIKHPMDLGTVKTRLGKNWYKSPREFAEDVRLTFQNAMTYNPKGQDVHVMAEQLSKIFEGKWASIEADYIRDMRLAVEYEVSLRMPTPRKAHSMLPPPLDTRRILGRSESMTRSVDPRPKLIATTPLGRTPAPKKPKAKDPYKRDMTYEEKQKLSTNLQSLPSEKLDNIVQIIKKRNSAVEQHDEEIEVDIDSVDTETLWELDRFVTNYKKSLSKNKRKAALSIQARAEAAQIVPEKLQTMAPVLVEVPKQNTTNEQNISRSLVEEEKQGDAANRSSSSSSSSSDSGSSSSDSDSESSSASGSDAGHSPRA; translated from the exons ATGTGTATGGCTTCGGGGATAGTAGTTGGAGAAGGAAAAGATGCTGAGAGAGAGAAACAGAGATACAGTGGGAGCAAGGTTTATACCAGGAAAGCGTTCAAGGGTTCCAAGAAAAACAATCTTCTTAACTCCACTGTCAACAGTAGCGACCccaaccaccaccaccaccacgaCACCACCACCACCTCCGACAACAACCACGACAACAACAAAAATGACAACAACATGGATAGGGCTGCTTTGAACGACACTGATGTCACCACAACAGCTGTCCCTAACACCAACGACTACAGCAACCACCCTGTTGAAATACCTGCTCAGCCTCTTCCTTTGGAGTTTGGGGATTCAGCTCACCAACAGCCTGGTCCTCGTGCGGATACTGCTGTGTCTGATGACTGTTCAAGCCTTAATAAGCAGGTGGATGTTGCCGGAGCATTAAAGCCTAGTTCCGAGAACCAGGTGAAGATAAATTTGGCTTCAAGGTCAAAGCAGGAGAAGGTGGAACTGAGGAGGAAGTTGGTAAGTGAGCTTGATTTGGTAAGGAGTTTGGTGAAGAGGATTGAAGCTAAAGAAGTGCAAATAAGGGTGTTTAGTAATGCCTCTGTTCCTTTGAATAATGCTGTTGGTTATGGTTTCAATAGGGTTCAACCAGAGCCATCCTCGGTAGGCATCTCTCAGGAACCTGTTAAGAAATCAAGGCCTTTGAATCAGTTGAATATTTCTGCCTTGGAAAATAGTCAGGGTGCAAATGAAAATTTGGAGAAGGAGAAAAGGACGCCTAAGGCaaatcagttttatcataattcTGAGTTTTTGCTTGCAAAAGATAAGTTTCCTCCAGCTGAGAGTAACAAGAAGTTGAAATTAAACGGGAAGAAGCAAGGTGGAGGTCAATTCACACATGGGTTTGGCATGGATAATAAGTTATTTAAGAACTGTAGTTCTTTGCTTGAAAGACTAATGAAGCACAAGCATGGTTGGGTCTTTAATTCTCCTGTTGATGTCAAAGGTCTTGGTTTGCATGATTACTATAGTGTCATTAAGCATCCCATGGATTTGGGCACTGTGAAAACAAGGCTTGGTAAAAACTGGTACAAGTCACCAAGAGAGTTTGCAGAGGATGTGAGATTGACGTTTCAGAATGCCATGACATATAATCCTAAGGGACAAGATGTTCATGTAATGGCAGAGCAGTTATCAAAGATATTTGAGGGAAAATGGGCTTCTATAGAGGCAGATTATATTCGAGATATGAGACTTGCAGTAGAATATGAAGTGAGTCTACGTATGCCAACACCAAGAAAGGCACATTCAATGCTACCACCTCCACTTGATACAAGAAGGATCTTGGGTAGATCAGAGTCAATGACACGCTCTGTTGATCCAAGACCAAAACTAATTGCTACTACTCCTTTGGGTAGGACTCCTGCTCCAAAAAAGCCTAAAGCGAAAGATCCTTACAAGagggatatgacttatgaagagaAGCAGAAGCTTAGCACTAACCTTCAAAGTTTGCCTTCAGAGAAGCTGGACAACATTGTACAGATTATTAAGAAAAGGAATTCAGCTGTCGAACAACATGACGAAGAAATAGAAGTAGACATTGACAGTGTGGATACTGAGACTCTTTGGGAGCTGGATAGATTTGTTACCAACTACAAGAAAAGTTTGAGCAAAAACAAGAGAAAGGCTGCACTTTCCATTCAAGCCAGAGCAGAAGCTGCTCAGATTGTACCTGAGAAa TTGCAGACTATGGCTCCTGTTTTGGTGGAAGTGCCCAAGCAAAACACAACTA ATGAACAGAATATTTCCAGATCACTTGTTGAAGAAGAAAAACAGGGAGATGCTGCTAATAGGTCGAGTAGTTCAAGTAGTTCTAGCAGTGATTCTGGGTCTTCTTCAAGTG ACTCTGATAGTGAAAGTTCCTCGGCTTCTGGGTCTGATGCTGGACATTCACCTAGAGCTTGA
- the LOC107934351 gene encoding transcription factor GTE4 isoform X1 → MCMASGIVVGEGKDAEREKQRYSGSKVYTRKAFKGSKKNNLLNSTVNSSDPNHHHHHDTTTTSDNNHDNNKNDNNMDRAALNDTDVTTTAVPNTNDYSNHPVEIPAQPLPLEFGDSAHQQPGPRADTAVSDDCSSLNKQVDVAGALKPSSENQVKINLASRSKQEKVELRRKLVSELDLVRSLVKRIEAKEVQIRVFSNASVPLNNAVGYGFNRVQPEPSSVGISQEPVKKSRPLNQLNISALENSQGANENLEKEKRTPKANQFYHNSEFLLAKDKFPPAESNKKLKLNGKKQGGGQFTHGFGMDNKLFKNCSSLLERLMKHKHGWVFNSPVDVKGLGLHDYYSVIKHPMDLGTVKTRLGKNWYKSPREFAEDVRLTFQNAMTYNPKGQDVHVMAEQLSKIFEGKWASIEADYIRDMRLAVEYEVSLRMPTPRKAHSMLPPPLDTRRILGRSESMTRSVDPRPKLIATTPLGRTPAPKKPKAKDPYKRDMTYEEKQKLSTNLQSLPSEKLDNIVQIIKKRNSAVEQHDEEIEVDIDSVDTETLWELDRFVTNYKKSLSKNKRKAALSIQARAEAAQIVPEKVKLQTMAPVLVEVPKQNTTNEQNISRSLVEEEKQGDAANRSSSSSSSSSDSGSSSSDSDSESSSASGSDAGHSPRA, encoded by the exons ATGTGTATGGCTTCGGGGATAGTAGTTGGAGAAGGAAAAGATGCTGAGAGAGAGAAACAGAGATACAGTGGGAGCAAGGTTTATACCAGGAAAGCGTTCAAGGGTTCCAAGAAAAACAATCTTCTTAACTCCACTGTCAACAGTAGCGACCccaaccaccaccaccaccacgaCACCACCACCACCTCCGACAACAACCACGACAACAACAAAAATGACAACAACATGGATAGGGCTGCTTTGAACGACACTGATGTCACCACAACAGCTGTCCCTAACACCAACGACTACAGCAACCACCCTGTTGAAATACCTGCTCAGCCTCTTCCTTTGGAGTTTGGGGATTCAGCTCACCAACAGCCTGGTCCTCGTGCGGATACTGCTGTGTCTGATGACTGTTCAAGCCTTAATAAGCAGGTGGATGTTGCCGGAGCATTAAAGCCTAGTTCCGAGAACCAGGTGAAGATAAATTTGGCTTCAAGGTCAAAGCAGGAGAAGGTGGAACTGAGGAGGAAGTTGGTAAGTGAGCTTGATTTGGTAAGGAGTTTGGTGAAGAGGATTGAAGCTAAAGAAGTGCAAATAAGGGTGTTTAGTAATGCCTCTGTTCCTTTGAATAATGCTGTTGGTTATGGTTTCAATAGGGTTCAACCAGAGCCATCCTCGGTAGGCATCTCTCAGGAACCTGTTAAGAAATCAAGGCCTTTGAATCAGTTGAATATTTCTGCCTTGGAAAATAGTCAGGGTGCAAATGAAAATTTGGAGAAGGAGAAAAGGACGCCTAAGGCaaatcagttttatcataattcTGAGTTTTTGCTTGCAAAAGATAAGTTTCCTCCAGCTGAGAGTAACAAGAAGTTGAAATTAAACGGGAAGAAGCAAGGTGGAGGTCAATTCACACATGGGTTTGGCATGGATAATAAGTTATTTAAGAACTGTAGTTCTTTGCTTGAAAGACTAATGAAGCACAAGCATGGTTGGGTCTTTAATTCTCCTGTTGATGTCAAAGGTCTTGGTTTGCATGATTACTATAGTGTCATTAAGCATCCCATGGATTTGGGCACTGTGAAAACAAGGCTTGGTAAAAACTGGTACAAGTCACCAAGAGAGTTTGCAGAGGATGTGAGATTGACGTTTCAGAATGCCATGACATATAATCCTAAGGGACAAGATGTTCATGTAATGGCAGAGCAGTTATCAAAGATATTTGAGGGAAAATGGGCTTCTATAGAGGCAGATTATATTCGAGATATGAGACTTGCAGTAGAATATGAAGTGAGTCTACGTATGCCAACACCAAGAAAGGCACATTCAATGCTACCACCTCCACTTGATACAAGAAGGATCTTGGGTAGATCAGAGTCAATGACACGCTCTGTTGATCCAAGACCAAAACTAATTGCTACTACTCCTTTGGGTAGGACTCCTGCTCCAAAAAAGCCTAAAGCGAAAGATCCTTACAAGagggatatgacttatgaagagaAGCAGAAGCTTAGCACTAACCTTCAAAGTTTGCCTTCAGAGAAGCTGGACAACATTGTACAGATTATTAAGAAAAGGAATTCAGCTGTCGAACAACATGACGAAGAAATAGAAGTAGACATTGACAGTGTGGATACTGAGACTCTTTGGGAGCTGGATAGATTTGTTACCAACTACAAGAAAAGTTTGAGCAAAAACAAGAGAAAGGCTGCACTTTCCATTCAAGCCAGAGCAGAAGCTGCTCAGATTGTACCTGAGAAagtaaag TTGCAGACTATGGCTCCTGTTTTGGTGGAAGTGCCCAAGCAAAACACAACTA ATGAACAGAATATTTCCAGATCACTTGTTGAAGAAGAAAAACAGGGAGATGCTGCTAATAGGTCGAGTAGTTCAAGTAGTTCTAGCAGTGATTCTGGGTCTTCTTCAAGTG ACTCTGATAGTGAAAGTTCCTCGGCTTCTGGGTCTGATGCTGGACATTCACCTAGAGCTTGA